The Benincasa hispida cultivar B227 chromosome 9, ASM972705v1, whole genome shotgun sequence genome has a segment encoding these proteins:
- the LOC120086062 gene encoding long chain acyl-CoA synthetase 9, chloroplastic, with protein sequence MSAYIVGVLVPIVVTLFFRKSKKTKKRGVPVDAGGDPGFAVRNSKCTAPVETAWEGILTLAELFEYSCKQHQDRRLLGTRKLIAKETEVAADGRSFEKLHLGDYEWLTYGQAFEAVCSFASGLVQIGHNKGERAAIFADTREEWFIALQGCFRRNITVVTIYASLGEEALCHSLNETEVTTVICGQKELSKLLGISGQLKTVKNVICMDEIPQSILNSEQNGDWKIASFAKVQLLGQECNVGAELPMSGDIAVIMYTSGSTGLPKGVMMTHANVLATVSAVMTIVPGLGKKDTYLAYLPMAHILELAAENVMAGVGCAIGYGSPLTLTDTSNKIKRGTKGDATALVPTVMTAVPAILDRVREGVLKKVNATGGLAKKLFDLAYSRRLSAMNGSWFGAWGLEKLLWNFLVFRKVQAILGGRLRFLLSGGAPLSGDTQRFINICLSAPIGQGYGLTETCAGGTFSEFDDLTVGRVGAPLPCSFVKLIDWPEGGYLTSDLPRPRGEIVIGGPNVTLGYFKNEEKTRESYKVDERGMRWFYTGDVGQFHADGCLEIIDRKKDIVKLQHGEYVSLGKVEAALSVSPYVDNIMLHADPFHSYCVALVVASQHAVEEWASKQGIDTSDFAALCRKEEVVKEVQASLIKEAKKARLEKFEIPAKIKLLSNPWTPESGLVTAALKLKRDIIRKAFSEDLSKLYA encoded by the exons ATGAGTGCGTACATCGTTGGTGTTCTTGTACCTATTGTAGTCACACTTTTCTTCCGgaaatctaaaaaaacaaagaaaagagggGTGCCTGTTGATGCTGGTGGGGATCCTGGGTTTGCTGTTCGGAATAGTAAGTGCACTGCGCCTGTGGAAACAGCATGGGAAGGCATCCTTACTCTTGCAGAACTCTTTGAGTATTCATGCAAGCAGCACCAAGACAGACGCTTACTTGGAACACGCAAATTGATCGCAAAAGAAACTGAAGTAGCTGCTGATGGGAGATCCTTTGAGAAGCTTCATTTGGGTGACTATGAGTGGCTAACATATGGTCAAGCATTTGAAGCTGTGTGTAGCTTTGCTTCTGGTCTAGTGCAAATTGGGCATAATAAGGGAGAACGTGCAGCAATCTTTGCTGACACTAGAGAAGAATGGTTTATTGCTTTGCAG GGATGCTTTAGGCGCAATATCACTGTTGTAACTATATATGCATCTTTAGGGGAAGAGGCATTATGTCACTCGTTGAACGAG ACAGAAGTCACAACTGTGATATGTGGCCAGAAAGAGTTGAGTAAACTGTTAGGTATCAGTGGACAGCTTAAGACAGTGAAGAATGTGATATGTATGGATGAGATTCCTCAAAGCATTTTAAATTCTGAGCAGAACGGGGACTGGAAAATTGCCTCATTTGCAAAAGTTCAATTGCTTGGCCAAGAATGTAACGTGGGTGCTGAGTTACCTATGTCAGGTGACATTGCAGTTATAATGTATACAAGTGGAAGTACCGGATTGCCGAAG GGTGTGATGATGACACATGCAAATGTCTTGGCCACAGTTTCTGCTGTCATGACTATAGTTCCTGGTCTAGGGAAGAAGGATACCTATCTCGCATACTTACCCATGGCTCATATCCTTGAATTAGCAGCAGAG AATGTAATGGCTGGCGTTGGATGTGCTATTGGATATGGGTCTCCTTTGACACTTACTGATACGTCTAACAAGATTAAACGTGGGACAAAGGGCGATGCAACTGCACTTGTGCCAACAGTAATGACTGCTGTCCCAGCAATTTTAGATCGTGTTCGAGAAGGGGTTCTTAAAAAG GTGAATGCGACGGGTGGATTAGCGAAGAAATTGTTTGATTTGGCATATTCTCGTAGGTTATCTGCCATGAATGGTAGTTGGTTTGGGGCATGGGGTCTGGAAAAGCTTTTATGGAACTTTCTTGTGTTTAGAAAGGTACAAGCAATTCTTGGAGGCCGCCTTCGTTTCCTGTTGTCTGGAGGGGCACCTCTTTCTGGGGATACCCAAAGATTCATCAACATCTGTCTCAG TGCTCCAATAGGTCAGGGTTATGGTCTTACTGAGACTTGTGCTGGTGGGACATTCTCTGAGTTTGATGACTTGACCGTTGGTCGTGTAGGAGCTCCGCTTCCTTGCTCATTTGTTAAG TTGATTGATTGGCCCGAAGGTGGATACTTAACTAGTGATTTGCCAAGGCCACGGGGAGAGATTGTAATTGGTGGTCCAAATGTTACACTTGGATATttcaaaaatgaagaaaaaactaGAGAATCATACAAG GTCGATGAGAGGGGAATGCGGTGGTTCTACACTGGTGACGTAGGCCAATTTCATGCTGATGGTTGCCTTGAAATTATTGACCGTAAAAAGGATATTGTCAAACTTCAACATGGAGAATATGTTTCTTTGGGGAAG GTTGAAGCTGCACTCAGTGTGAGCCCGTATGTGGACAATATTATGCTTCACGCTGACCCGTTTCATAGTTACTGTGTTGCTCTTGTTGTGGCCTCTCAACATGCAGTAGAAGAATGGGCTTCTAAGCAAGGAATTGATACAAGTGACTTCGCTGCACTCTGTCGTAAAGAAGAAGTAGTGAAGGAAGTCCAAGCATCACTCATAAAG GAAGCAAAGAAGGCTCGATTAGAGAAGTTTGAGATCCCTGCAAAAATCAAATTACTCTCTAATCCATGGACTCCTGAATCTGGGCTTGTCACTGCAGCTCTCAAGCTTAAAAGAGATATAATTAGAAAGGCTTTCTCTGAAGACCTCTCTAAATTATATGCCTGA